Within Diospyros lotus cultivar Yz01 chromosome 15, ASM1463336v1, whole genome shotgun sequence, the genomic segment AACCTTAATAAATCATAGTATAATCTTCATATACTGcctctaaaaaatttcaaacctAACATCTCATGAGGTGTAAcatgattaattatttaattgcatGCATGTTACGGTGCTCATTTGATATTTCAATCGATTATGCAAAGATTAGGAGAtggaattgaattaaattatcataaaaaaagaactacactaaaatttgaaaaataaaaaatattgtttagCTGTATTGGTTGAattataatcaaaattaatGGTGAAAATCTAATTACAATACTTGACCAAAAGAAATACAGAAATTGTTATGGCGGTGGTGGGGccacaaaccccccccccccccccccccccaagatcATCTCCCTATATATGTacataaactatatataattaggGGTATCTTTTGTAGATTAAGAATCCAAATACTAGTGTTATgactaaaacaaaaattaaaaatcaaagttTCCATTCATTAGAACCATCAGTTATAGACTAACCACATCAACTAACATGGTTTCacttttataatttaaagtgACCTTTTgtcatatatttattaatatcgAAACAGTAGCAAGTAAATGATTCAACCAATAAATTACAATCCTTTCTAGATGGGCCCTCATTTGGTTGGGAACAAAGACAGGCAAAAGCAATTTTAATATTAGGCCAACCATCAAATTCATTGATATTAGCAGCTTAGATAATTAGTGGTGGATGAGGTACgtgtattatttttgttagagtTCTTTTCATAAGATTAGTAGTTTTGTTGGTTGTAATGTAAGATCATAGTCCACTCTcttaacattttaattaataccaaaaaaaataataaaaaagtactAACATAAAATTGGATCGTGACATTTAAACTAACAGTAGCACGGTGGAGTTAATTTTATGTGGTCAAAATTTTGactttgattaaaaaaatgtgtaaaataacaataaaaataaaatacataattatagaaaaaaggtgatttgaaaataaaaaataaaatcagaatGAGGCGAGGTTTGCCGAAACAAATTTCCTTAAGACAGATTTCGCCCATTGCACTAGtgctaacaagatcaatagacGTCTGTTTCCaatgatataatattttttttaataattagtATAACACAATACTAACTTTGTCGGGCGAAGTAAAAATTGATTGTAATCTTCTTAATAAGAGGGAAGAAGTAATCAAAAACTCgtgcatttaaaaaataattgagaattattttagtaagaaaaatattttagagaaggaaagaaaaaaatcaattaatttgaattgatttttggaTGGAGAAAATGGAATCAAGGGgttatatttatagatttcAAGTGTCTAATGGTAAAAGATGATATTGTTTGATTCAGATTAATTTGGATTGTCAAATTGCTTGCGTTATTTTAGATTTGGGTTCAAGACAACTGTTATATTGCCCACTATCGGGCAACATAGCAGTGCCCTTGAGTACTTGGGTTCAATCTAGTGGTTCAAATTACACTTCCGGCGAAGGTCTAGTCTCTTATCATGCACCTTTTATTtctaaacaaatgaaaaaaaaaagaattttttttctatatttctatTTTGAGGGTAAGGAAGGGTTAGTAATGACTTGTACAATCATCTTGTCAAGTGAAAACAAACACACAGTTCCTTTCAGTCCTTTCCGAATTCAACATCTCATAAAGCTAGTGAGGTAGAAAATGACAAGAGTATTTTCTGGTGGGattattaattaacttttgAAACATTCATTGAAGGAGCTCGACTTGTTCAGTACAGATGCCATTCACTTGATTAGAACGGTTGCCCACTTTTCTAGTTAAAAGAAGTAGTGAACTCCGTCAAAAGCTCCATGGCTGCCAATGGCATTGCACTTCTGAACAGCCCTTTTAAGTGCGATTCCAAGTTTTGCTAGCTATGTATTGGTCCAGTTCAACTTATATTTGTTATTGATGAATTTTATGCACTGTTacaatccaaattaaatttaatacctCAACGGTGATacactatttaaataaaaaaattaagatttgcattctctttgctatttttaatatgttttgagtttttaagttttcaaaacacttaaaacgtgtttactttattattttcaaaaatatatttttgaaaataaaataaaaattataaagaaaactcaaaacaacttttgagtgttttcaatCAAAATTCACTCAAAATGCGAAAAAGCAACCCCCCTTCCCTTCCAATCTCGCACACCcaacttctcttctcttccttggTCGTCGATCGTGCTCGCACTTGCCACCGCTACTGCCGTCGACCACGCCAGCCATCGATGATGCGAGCCCTTGAGTGTCAGGTTTTCGAGTATGTCAGGTTTTTGGAAAGGTTCTCCTATCTTCTATATTCCTTTGTTAGTTTTTTGGTATGTTAGTTGATGGCTCCTTGGGTGTCGAGTGGTTGCCTTTGATTAGAAAAAATCACCGGTCACGGTGGCCGATAGTGAGTAATAGTGTATGTATAGGCAGGTGGGTCAAACATTTAAGCTTAGATCAAAGGAGATTTGACCATTGGATCTTactattttttgggtatattggtcGATGGGCCtttgggtgtcgggtggttgcctctgattgtCAAAAATCACTAACCACGGTGGTGACTGACAatgcattttgagttttgtgaccaaaaattaaaaattagatttatgaaaattcaGTCGTTAAATCTAACCTATTTTTGTACATATTAACCCCCTTGACTTGGAATTTTTAATGGTAGACTCTGATTGTGTGAATATTGAGCCAGCGGTGGTCACTGGCGAGGGAGAAAATGCAAGGTGccggagaatagaagaagaaaacagaaaaaaagaaaaaaatatttttaaattttgaaaatataggatatctatattataattaaaaatataggataatatataatatattattaagtgtattacacatattatgtataataatatttaatataagtTATTGCTAATatcaattcaataattaaatttattgttttattttaacagcggaattttattaaaaataattaattttattatttaataatcaaattcattgaataaaatatcacaaaatatatttttttcaaaatagcaaagtaaatgcatttttctagttttttgttttaagaaataatttttcaaaatgacaaaaaaaagatACGTTTTAACAGacacttaaaacataaaattaaaaataaatttaaaacttaaaacttaGACACGAAAGAAAAGGCAACATAAAAATTCATGCCGCTTGGGGAGGATGATGTCGATGTACACTATGTATGTGGGTAAGGTTAATATGGGAAGGTTTCCATGTGCAAACAATGAGAGGGCCAAATGAATATTATTGTGTAGAGGCCACGAGACAATTTGGAGATTTGATCCGATTCTGATGGAAATAtgcatatctatatatgtacacatataTCCAGTTTTGGAGCAGTGGAGgttcaaattgattttcagagGAGTGACTTTGAAAAGGGACAGAAGCCTGTTTGATTCCTTTATGAGAAGCAGTGGCTGTGGGGAGCGACATGGACAAGTGAGCTACCACTCTCCAAAAATATATGCGCGCTCCCAGAATCACACTGTTTTTGATGCATATATAATGAGACTGATTACCTAATTGATTTGTTAATCGATCCAATACTGGTGGTTTCTGAAATAATCTATGGGCTAGGCCCCAATGCTAATTGTGGGCATTAATTAGTATTGTACCACATTactacattttctttctttttatatatctaATAGAAGAACTAGCTAGCCAACTTGTGGCTTAATGAATATGCAAGTTTGTGCGCTCTCTCTCAAGGCCTGAGCCAATGAAGGGATATCAACACAGTTGAGTTGGAGTGACCTTGTCATGCACTTGttataaaatagttaaaaaaatatcttaaaaatatatagttttctGATGAACTCTCTCTATATTACTTAAAGTTAGTAATTATTGCTCCTAGAGCACAGATTAAATAGTTAGATTATAATAAGTTGGGATTTACACCAATAGGTTGTGAGTTCGATTCCTTATTATGTGCAGTGAGACAAAATCTCAACCTATGatttattttctctgtcgaAATTAAGGGCACGAACGACGAAAGACCGCGTAAGAACGATAATCTCAAGTTAGTAATTGTCAAAATCtccaaaagaataaaaataatgaaatgagagTAGACAATTTAGGATAATCTATATATACATTTGAATCTCGTCTgaattttagttcaattttggagaatCGCATCTTCCAAATGTTCATTTCTAATtagaaattttttgtatttaaacaaattttctaattttatagaaaattgagaTTGTTTTCGAACAAATAAACCAActctattatattttatcttctcgtATCGATGCGATTTTAATATGTTGGAATGCATCAAGCTTATCTAAAAGATTAAATCATACTAGCCGAGTTCAATAATTTAGGATATGTTGACCATATTTTTGGTGATAAAATGGCCTTAATAAGCAATAATCAATCTGATGCAAATAGGACTATATGTTAAGCATGATATGTTTCTTTAGGAAAGTAAACGTGTGCATCCatctaattattaaattttcccattttacttaattttagGAAGATTTGGTGACATGTTGACTATTTTTGCTAAACCTTTGATCCAGGAGGAATAGAATAGGGTTTTCTAAGAGAACCTTCCtctttttatgagttttattaaTCTAATTTGCTTTATAGAAGAGGAAATCAAACGAAATACGTAGCTTGTATAAGTTATTCCTTAGCTCACTTTAACAATTTTGTTAATATGTTTGTTTACAATTAAACTTAAGAGAATATTCGATACTCTTGCCATCATTCTTTCTCCTCGTCGCTGCCAATTGTTTCTTACTCAGTGCCCGTGTCACCATCAATTCTAGCCTCACTCCTCTCACCATCGTTCCTTCTTGTCATCATCATAGATTGCTTTGTGCTTAGTGTTCGTGTGGGAGTCGATTTGGTTGCTCGATAGTTGGTGCTTTATTCTGTTGGTACCTCTTGTTGCCATCGATtatgtttgaactatttttttataattttttatattaaaaattatatttacaaaaaactcttataattttttaatttacactttatgTGGTgtttttgttcctttttttttaaaaaaaaaaatcattttttttgtttttatgttgTATCGAAAATACTTCATGTTCCTGTTTCTATACAACCTAGACTACTAGCTCATTTCTCGTTTTGTGTTTGGTCGGGTCTAGGATTTTTTTCCTGTGTAATCAGTCGTCTTTTTATTATCTCTCTATTTGATTtaacttcaatatttttattccagcaaagaaaaaaaaaggagtaaaCTTTGCCTCCactcattaaaattaaaaagtcgATCTATaataacttttaaaatatttttttttctttttcaatcaaACTCTATCAtttgagatttagtgaaaaagtAATTAAGATTGGCAGGACCCAAAACTGTTGAGAGTTTAAATTCACCAATTTTACTACTTATCAATAAGATGTAACTCTTGATAATaacttttgaaatattattgtGACATCACTTagatatatagttttttttcgggtaaattaaacaataaattgTCTTCAATTGTCACCAGCTGTTTGAATGTGGGTATTTTTTTGcaatataatacataaatagtagctagctagctaggacCCTCAGAAATGATCCAGAAGAATATTTGTGATGGGAGAAAGAGTCAACCATGAGAGGGATTTATGGTGGGATAATTGCCGAATGTCCTAAAACAAACTGTTTGTTCTTCATCTACTTTTAGGGCTTTGGCACATGGAGGGGTCTTCCATTGCACCCCTTTTCTGAATATTTTAGAATGAATGGCCTGCCATTGTTGGAGATACGCCTATATTTAAACCTATCAATCTACTACTTCTGTTTCTTCTTAATTATTTCTCAGATAATTAAACTTCTCCTTCCCATGGACCAATTTCTTTGTGGGTACCAGGAACTTGAGCCACCATCCCCTTCGGATTCTTCTCTCCTCTAATATGGTTCTCATGCATTTAATCAGCATTAATTTCAAACcactttttcttattctttaaGCAACATACGCAAGCATGTTCTCATAACATTAATGAAAAGAGTAATGTTAGAAATTTTACCTAATTATGGTGTATTAGTCATGtgttatattttcattaaaagagGTGTTAGGCAGATGATAATGACAcataatttctttaatatctTCTAATATTGGGGAGGTGTTACATAACTAATGACACCGTAATCAGTcataatttataacattattCTAATGAAAATGTAAACTAACTAGCCTACCCCCAGTTCTTTGTGGGCGTAAGTGATTTGGTGCGTGTGACATGTTGATTATTAGATGATTTTGACTATGTCAgtctaattaaaataacaaattaaagtCATGCAGACTATGAGAAAAGAACTATAAtcaaagaaatggaaaagatgAGGAGTAAATAAATTTCTTGGATACTTATGTAATTTTAGCAAGTAACGCGACTCAATAGGTAAGATTATACTAATTCAAAATCTAATCAAAGAACCATTAAGACTTGCAAAACTCCAACTTAAAATCATAGTCATTGATCAAATTAAGGTGCTTTTGAAtctgaaactatatatatatgtccttTGGAGCTTCAAGCATATCCCTTGCCCAACCAATTAGCAAGGCTCATGCACCTGTGACAAGAAGATCAGCAGTTACATTAATTTCTCCTagtcttaattaattagttagtcTAACTTGCCGGCAGCAATAGGTAGTGCTTGCCAAGCAAGGTGCTAGCTAGATTTTTGTCTTTTCACTTTGTACGCTCGAATTAACAGGCCCATCTTTGATGGCCCTATGGCCCTTTCTAATTATCTTACtacttaacaaaaagaaaaagaattagcTTCACTAGTACTGCCATCTATTAAtggtttgagaaaataatatatattcacTTTCTTTGACACTATATATGTTTTAGATATTTTCATCAACATGATATTCTCAGCTCAGCCGGCCGTACAAGTTGTTCAATTATCATTGTCGATTTAATTACTTGTAATTATTATGAGTCTTGCCGTGCTCATCACCATTAACTTGATTGGTGATTAGAAATGACATGGGATCAAAAGCCATTAATTTGTCGCCTAATTaaacacaaaagaaaatgcTTTGTCTAGACGGTTCAGTTCATCTAATCTTAATTACTTTCATTGCagtctaatctaatctaatctaatcttctctctctatctctctctctcatttatcTTCTTGGCCATCACTACTTTAGGTTTTGTTACTTTATGAAGAAGTTATTATGGGTTGCGCAAGCTCTATTCTTTCAGAGGTCTTTTCCGGTTGTTCTTTGAACATACATGTAGAGCTCTGATTCAAACAACCCATTCTCGGATGGATTTGTAATTTGCAACCTCGCTGACTAGACTGTCTCACTTTCGGTGTTTTGcttaacaaaaaaggaaaggaaataaagGAAGAAACTTCTTTAATTTCGTTTGAGATAAATTAATGTACAGTAAATGTAAGaaaggaaaattaattaaacgTACGGAAAAGGATTACTGTAGAGAAGAACAATTTAAAGATCCTGGGTgttcattaattattaatatatataatcagaGGGAATTTTCTTTGTACATTTGAACTATTCTTGCcattgagagagaggggggtggggggagaTTATTAACCAAGGTAGTTGACTAGCATGGAGAAAGGAACCAAGCACAGCCCTCTCTTCTTCAGTTCTGTATATTCATCAATGTTCTTGTCTTCATAAGTCATCTTGTTTTCTCGATCATCTGTGTAAAATTCTGAACAAAAACCAGAGCCGCCTCCTTTTCCCTGCAAGATGATAATTATTCAGAATTATCATGCACTTCATAATATCCAACCCTAAAAACTTAATTATTATCCTCAACAATAGTATACAACAAtaagagcatatatatatatatatatatacacacccacCCAcctttagagagctttctataTTGTCTTCTCTCTTTCTGGGATTGCTCTCCACCGGCTTCAAGCTGCTAACCtagataaaatttgaaaaactttatcaatatgaaaattaaaaaaaaaaatgtggatgaatgaataaatacaagcaccttttatatatataaaatgtatatatatagatgtatatataGTTAACCTTGGGGCTGTTAACGGGAGAACTAGCAGTATCCTCCAAGGAATCATCTCGAGAAATCTCTTTGGTTCTTGTTTTCTTGAAACTCAATTGCTTTGGCTGCACTGCGACTTCAACGGGAGAAGATGAGAAGGCTTGATTGCTGcttctgttgttgttgttgttgaggaTGGCGTTCCATGGCGCACCAGAAGCGGCATCAGAAACCAAAGAAGGGCTGCCAAAACTGGCATCAACCGAGAAATAAGTCGGCTCTTGTTGGTGGTCTTCATCTCTTGAGAAATCTTGCAAGTAGGATGTCCATCCGCTCTCCTCGGGAGCGGCATCTGGTGCGGCCATGGAGGCACTGGCTTTGTCTGCTGACGAATCCTCCATCAGCGTAAGAGAGAAGAAATCAGAGAAAGAGATTTGTTTTGCAGAAATATTAGAGGGCTTTTCCAAGAGACAGATATATAACAGAACGAAAAGGTTGGCCAGAGAGTGGAGAAAGGGACCGCCCATAATTCAGAATCTTGGGCGGGGACCAAGggcaagaggagagagagggagtcgagagagagagagagagagagagagagagagaacgtgCTGGGAAGAAAACAAACTAATAATTGGGCCcaggttttgtgtgttttttaacACACAAGTTTCAACCTTACGCACTAAATTGAGGGAATCCATTGCTGTTGGCGTGCATCCATTGATGGAGTTTAGAGGGGGGCTCGTTAAGTTTGTGTTTGAGTTGGCTTATGGGTCCAATTAAGATCATATTTTCCAACccttaaaagataaaaattaaaaaaaaaaaagaaggaaataccTAActctttatttgtttatttttgacTTGAACCTGCCAAATATAAAGGATGGCTGCACTTAGACAAACTCAAGCCAACCCACGGACTAGGCTAACACAATTAATAGAATATTAACCCAACAATTAGACCTAATTAGCATCACAGCAACAAACTAAACCTCAAAAcctaaaacatatataaaagtTGAGTAACGCCATAAGAAGCAAATATATTCAGTTTTGGTGGTTCACCATTTGTATAATACAAGTCGcaatatttaaattagaaactcgttcaaattttaatattcttttttaataatttaatttgtggaTTACCTAATTAAATCTTCACACTCCACCTTGCACAAAATCAAACCCTAAGCTAGAGCCCATCGCCCCTACTTCAATCCTGGACGGGGTAGGTCATTCATGGGCTGGGCCCGCTGGGCCTAACAATCATCATTAAATTACAGGCTGTTTGGAACCTCAAAATGATTAGCCATATATATAATGCCAAGTTGAGTCCAAAAACAAAAGCTcataagtgttttttttttcaaattaaaattaaattaatcattaattgTATTCAATTTAAGTAATTGCAAATTCTCTTGCacaataagaataaatttattttactatttaaagTTTCTTATTTTGTGATACATTTTATTAGTTGtttgctttgaaattttttctaagcaattaaaatattcttttattttaccaAGAGATAGGCTAAGTCGCGAATTTAGCTGcatatttttttcagaattaaaaataatttttattttttatgtctaTGATGAACAATATATGTCTCATTGAATAAAGAACGTATTACATGTACTGACAGGATGACAAGCCCCATAATCGAATCAAATTTTATCCAATGATAAAGTCCAATAGAATTTCATAGATCGAACTTCATCATCGATTATCAAGGAGTCACGAATGAGAAAAGGCTAAACTTCATGAACCCTGATTATAAAGCCCGATTGGAATTGGAAGAAGCCCAATCGATCGAGCTTCATAGATCGAATGAAGTTCGATTTGGTCGTCAGGCTTATAAATGAACCCCACAGAGGCAGCAACGACAAATTAGGTGAggacatttttgtcatttggtATTTTCGTTCATTCTCTCGGTAATCCAATTGTTTATACAAGTAACcatttttattgaataaatgattttttttttttacttatagaacaaaaaaaagaataaatggtTTCGGTCTTTGATGAAAGGACGTGTCAATTGGATAAAAGATGTGTCCATTGGAAGATTAAAGGGTGTGTAGATTGGCTGCATGGACCCAATGGTTGCATTCGTTGGTTACTCTTTGCAACGGTTCAACAAAACGTTGCTAGCATGCAGacacatatatattcaaagctTCCTACAACTTCAATGGCGGTTGGGCTTCCCTCATAACACCATACTCATTAATCAACAAATGGAAAGGAAGCAAGAATGTGGAGATGTCCTCTCCCGGTTGCCAGACTCGCTTCTCGTTGCCATCATCTCCTTCCTGCCATTCAAAGAAGCCGCAAGAACTTCTGTCTTGTCCAAGCGTTGTCGATACATTTGGCACGAGACCAAGAACATAGAGTTTAACCAGGCATTCTTtggtaaaccaaatgagaaatTCAATGAGACCCAACGAAGCGCTTTCATCAATTTTTCCTTACAGTGGATTGATCGCTATCGCAATTGCACCGTAGACAGATTTCGTCTGGCATTTGCCAACCCCCGAGGAGAGGAATTTCAACAATTGATTCAATTTGCCATGGCTCACAAAGCCAAGTGCCTGGATCTGGATTTCTCGGATCCAACTTGGGACGAAGAAAGCATGGAAAATCACGTTGCTTCATTTGAATTGCCATCGCCGGACGTTTATCAGCACAGGGAGTTGGAAGAGCTCAGGTTGTTTTCCTGTAACTTTAGGGTTCTTGAATTCAAATGCTTCAAAGCACTCAAGAGCCTGTCTTTGGGATGGACAAAActgtcttcttcttttctcacaaCCTTGTGCTTAAACTGTAAGTTCCTGGAGAGTCTGAGTTTGAAGAAGTGTTGGGATTTGAAATATCTCGACATCTCTGGGTCGAAGTTGAGGACATTGGTGATCGACAGGTGCCTGGATCTTGACAACGGTGTCGTGATTGACGCTCCAAAATTGCAGTTCTTTAAGTACTCTGGGCGCTTGGTCATTTTTATGATCGAATACTTGAATGCCATGGTAGAGGCCGATCTTAactttgggtttgagtttgaGTTTGGTGAATTTGGTGACATTATTTGCGACCTCCTCAGAGATCTTTGGAGCATTAGGGTTCTTACTGTGTGCAGTTACATTCTTCAAGtatcatctcttcttcttcttcttcttcttcttcttcttcttctccttcttctacAATTGCACGCTTTATTTCTTGATGTTATCTTAGGGTTTGAGTTTAATGagattaattttgattttgatttgagATTATTATTAAGTTTATCTCTTTTATAATCCCTTATAAATGCATAAACAGACCTGCAAATGATTGTATCCATCGCGATTAACTTCTTGTTTGTTGATAGGTAATTCCGAGTGCCGAAGAGTACCCATTACTTAGGCCCCCGCTCGAGGGCATCCGCGAGTTGACAATGAAGACAACATTGCATGCTCACGAGTTTCATGGAATATCATTCTTCCTTAACAGTTGCCCCCTCCTGGAGCGTCTCACCATCGACATCGGCAGTCGTCCGACAACCATATTTTCGGTTAGTGCGCCCAATAATTTTTGAAACCCTACCCTAAACAAATTAACCATCCATTGCTTAATATtaacatgcacacacacacacacacacacatctataTGTTGTGTCGTTTAGGAACGTGGAACAACGCTTGATCTGAATGAACATGAATTCTTAAGCAAATACAAGTATATGATAGTGTACGGATGCTTGAGAACAAGTTTGAGGGTGATAGAGATAAAAGGGTTCAAAGGAGGGCCAAGCGAGGTGGCGGCGATTAAGTATTTTCTCAGGTTTGGGCTTGTATTGGAGGCGTTGTTCATCTGTGTCTCGAAAGAAAAGGGAGCCGACGGCGTGGACATGGAGCCACAGTATCGTGAGAATGCAAGAAAGTTGCTGCAGTTTCCAACAGCTTCGAAGTCACTTGCTATATTTGTTGGTTGATCGGAAAGACAAATTTATTATCTACAGCATGTGTTGTAATCCTGTAGACAAATTAAACTGCACATGCATACTGCATACACATGCTAATCTTCTGTATGGATTGTCTTTGCCAATGAGCAATATATCATCGTTCATGGTGAAGTAAagccatgatatatatatatatatatggatatacaTAATATACTTATGGATAAGctaattttcagttttcatttttactGTCATGGTtggttttagtttttatttaaaaaaaaaagaacttaaCTACTTTAactaccatttttttttcaattttgtgtttatttttttaattttaaaaaaactttttCTCCTAACCACACATGCCACCGATATTACGTGATGTTTCAATGGCTTCTATGGCTGGTTTCAAAGGTGGGggaatggaagaaaatgaaaacgaatttaaaattatgaaaatgccttttttgttactttcaaaTTGGATAAattacgaaaaaaaaaaaactaaaagctAAATCTAAAGTGTAAATACGTCGTGATATGTTAATTAACATATCACTACATgtcttttgtttgtttaattgtgacaaaatattttgaaatttttattttgtcattagATTACTATTTTTATGCCTAATATGacttatttttatgaaaaaaaatgaattcatcagaattatttttgtcattaaaattatttttatcacaaaaaactgaatttcttgtgacatatatacatatttttgtcataattttttttataataccatgttgtgacaaaatatttttatagtaaaaattattacttattgtgactaaaaaaatttgtaattagatCTTATATGAATACATACTGTGACAAAATTTTTTGGTgacaattattttgtcaatattatgtaagttgaattGACAGCAAAATTTTGGCTCCAAGttgatgtggcaaaattttgtaataaaaattattttatcattataattaTCTATCTccttatattataataaaatattatgtcaaaatattttttttggtcaCAACTTCACtcactttttgaattttatataaaaaaaatacttttcgtgacaaaatttaatctatcacaattatttttttcataatatacTAAAATTATTGT encodes:
- the LOC127792458 gene encoding vascular-related unknown protein 1, yielding MGGPFLHSLANLFVLLYICLLEKPSNISAKQISFSDFFSLTLMEDSSADKASASMAAPDAAPEESGWTSYLQDFSRDEDHQQEPTYFSVDASFGSPSLVSDAASGAPWNAILNNNNNRSSNQAFSSSPVEVAVQPKQLSFKKTRTKEISRDDSLEDTASSPVNSPKVSSLKPVESNPRKREDNIESSLKGKGGGSGFCSEFYTDDRENKMTYEDKNIDEYTELKKRGLCLVPFSMLVNYLG
- the LOC127791681 gene encoding putative F-box/LRR-repeat protein At1g56400 is translated as MERKQECGDVLSRLPDSLLVAIISFLPFKEAARTSVLSKRCRYIWHETKNIEFNQAFFEEFQQLIQFAMAHKAKCLDLDFSDPTWDEESMENHVASFELPSPDVYQHRELEELRLFSCNFRVLEFKCFKALKSLSLGWTKLSSSFLTTLCLNCKFLESLSLKKCWDLKYLDISGSKLRTLVIDRCLDLDNGVVIDAPKLQFFKYSGRLVIFMIEYLNAMVEADLNFGFEFEFGEFGDIICDLLRDLWSIRVLTVCSYILQVIPSAEEYPLLRPPLEGIRELTMKTTLHAHEFHGISFFLNSCPLLERLTIDIGSRPTTIFSERGTTLDLNEHEFLSKYKYMIVYGCLRTSLRVIEIKGFKGGPSEVAAIKYFLRFGLVLEALFICVSKEKGADGVDMEPQYRENARKLLQFPTASKSLAIFDSFVTDAKDQPSREPDTSNSDLGMEASVIRMNNILTDSIVADAKDQASREPDIDMGTWIPRSNSDLGMEPSNNQIQVVNTQVGITLDVTSEA